In Vicia villosa cultivar HV-30 ecotype Madison, WI linkage group LG7, Vvil1.0, whole genome shotgun sequence, the DNA window CTATGCTGGAGATGGTGAAGAGAGTGTCACTGAAATTGGAAATGCAAGTGAAGCTTCAATGTTTTGTCCTAGCCCAGATGTTGATACCAAAGCACACAACTTTATTCTGAATTTCAGAGCTGGGTTGAGGATGGCCAAGATGAATTCCTTGAGGGAGAAGCAGGGAATTGGGAGGTCTAATCTTGGTCCTATACAAAAGTAGTACAAGTTGAAGTTACAGAATTGATATTTGCTTTGTTGTAGtttatttatttgattgattgtttTTAAGAACAGGTTTGTTGATACTTACTATATATAGATTTCAAGTTCATGCAGAGGAATTGGTTTTGTAAAAGAGAATTCTAAGATACAGTTCTTGTATTAATATAgtgttgtttttcttttctatGGCGGGGTGGTGGTTTTTACTTTGTATGTTTGTTGTGTATATAAAATGACCAGTTTTGGGTGTGGTGAATGTAAGGTTGTTGACAGTGTTTTTCTCCTAGCTATGGTTCAAACATTGTTTAAgtaatcaaaatttcaaaatttatagGACAGCTAACATCATCTTTTTGTCACTCACTGTATTACTATTCATAATTTCATgtcacatatttaatatttatgcaaCTGAAACATTGCCAAGAGTCTTTTGCTAAAGGCTTGGTGGCATTACACAAACAATAGTACATTGTTTGAAGTTCATGCAAATGAGGATTTAGTGACACTTCATATTGAAGGCATGTCAATATCCAACCCTAACTTTCGTGTCCGGTATCCGTGCTTTGTAGATACAAAATTTAAACTATATGTATTATTAGCTTTATAACTTtgttgtgtgcgtgtgtgtgatctagcggtgaaacgcttgggtcctgagagtgtgctcctctcaagggctcaggttcgaaacccgctaggtacaaattgcttattaaaaaaaaagcttTATAACTTTGTTCTTATCCAAATTATTGACATATTAATACTTCACTCAATGTTTAATAAAATGCGTAGAAACAAAATTAGGGATGTTTATTATTAGAGAAGAATAGGAAATTGATGTCAAAGTTATCATTTCCTCTGACCCAATTGTttgatatcatatatatattgacACATATagatacatttaattattttatatttttaatttactatCTTCACGCTGCCGCATCAGACACATACTCTACTGTATAGAGAGTCCATGTCACCGTTCATCATTAATTTTGATTCCAGAATTAAAAAGTGGTGCAGTATGGGAAAATTCAAATTTGAATTCCAACGAATTTCTACAACCACATCTCTTCTGATCCAAAGTCTCGATCTCTATAACAGTTACACTGAGATGGATGACGTAAATGCATATCTCGTTTCCAAAAGCACCTTAGAATCATCCCATCAATAATCATCTCAGATCTCTGTTGTAGATACGGCCGACGAAGAATTACCTCAAAACTCCCTCGAAATAACACGAATTCATATGCGAAAATAAGACAGACTAATCTTAGGGTTTCGAGACCACGAGAATGTGGATGGAATTCTTAACGCTACTCTTTCGCTAGTCGTAATTGCTACCATAACAAATCACGTCGTATCAGGGATCCTCGTTGACGATAAAAGCTCAAGCAACCTGATGTACCTCAAAATCATAATGAGGTTAGGCTTAAACGAGCTAAATCTGAAGCCTTGCGAAGCCAAGAGTCTCATAACATTTAATGATTCTTCTACTTGTCCATGTGGATGCATAAATATACTAGTTTCCTTTGGTGTAGGGAAAAATAAGAGGATAATGGAGAATTGCTTCTTTGTGGTCCCTTGTGAAAGCCAGTTGCTTTGTCGAATTGGTTTGCTAATAAAAAGTTTTATTTCATGCATGAGCTGATATTTCATGGAATATTAACTATGTCAGCCTTTCTGTGTTGACTTCCTAGGAGTTTCCGGGCCTAATCTCCTTGAACCATCGTCCCATTCAGTCCTTTGCATCAGTTGTGAGTGCTTCTAGTTCCCCGTCTTCTTATTCCTCTAATAGTGCAAGGTTGGCTATGAGTGatgttacttttattttaaaatatcctTCCCTATGAAAAGCTTCATGGGTGTTGTAAATCATCCCATATACATCTACTGGGCTGATGTAAGCTTTATAGAGATTTGCATTTTCTTCTTCCTTCACATTCTGCTCTGTCTTATTCTCTCCTCTCGATTTATGTTATTTTGAGAGAAATATGAGGTAGTTCTTCGTCATTCATATATACAACAGAGATATGAGATGATTATTGATTGGATGATTTTAATATGCTTTCGGAAATGAGATATGTGATTACTTCATCCATCTCATAGTAAATCCTAATCAAACTTAACCAAAATGAAattaaacttaataaaataacAGACAAGATATTGTACATATTGCATCTTGACAGAGTGTCATCAGTCATCTAGTGGCGTGGTGCTCACGCCTTTTTCTCCAAAATCATGAGGCAGAGTAGAGTATAATGTTCATGACATAGAATGCGACCTAGTGATTTAGGGGCCATTCTATATGGTGAAGTAGTGGATATGTTTTGGTTCAGTTCTTAGCTTGCTGCGTGAAGCATTCTCACGCACGGAATTATCCCCGGGGGGAGCAAATTGGACGTTTTCTTCAATCTGAAGTATCCTTTTAGCAAGGAAGTGTGAATTCTAATGTTGCAGTAGATTGTAAGCATTGTTCAACAAATCAGGTGCATGTTACGTGCCTAAAGTAGCTTGTAGTCGTTGCAGATTGTGGAGCATTACATGCTCTAGAATTATAGGTTGCGATGAAGGCTGCTTCAATGTTTGACCTTGCAATGGCAGTAGACGGGGTTTGATGGTCAAGAGAACTTTGAAGGTCCTTTGTCAAACTATTGGAGGTGCTAGATTTTGTGATGTTGGAATTGTAGGCGGAGTTACTAAAATCAGACCATCTTCGGTCAATGGACGAAGTGGAGTCTCCTTCACTAGACCGGGAGAATACAATGGTTGTGGCATTGTTATGTGTGGCGACCGAACGAATGGTTTTTTATGCTGCCATGACAGTAGAAACTCAATCGGTGATCTGTACGAGGAAGATATTAGTGCTTTGAAAGAGAAAAGATCAGTGATCTGAAAGAAGAAAGGTCTATGATTTGAATTCTTGGAAATTTGTGAGAATCAGAAGTCTATTCTCATATACGGTGTCATTGTTTCGTACTAGAACTTGAATTAGGTGGAGATAGAATGAAATAGAGTTTTAGTGCAGTGAAACGGGGGTGGACCTCCAAAGTTAACACTCCAACATTCAATTAGTAATCGAGTGATAAAGTagttttagtgtatgaatgagaGAATATCTGAAATACACATGTTGTGCTTTATTTAGTGTGAGTGGTTAAAATTGTTTTCATGAGATCGGAAGTCTGCGAATTTTCGTCTCATTATATCCAACGGTAAAAAAATGGTGTTAGAGACTGAAATCGCATGTTTTTGGCCGTGGTGAGGCCTAACATATTTCTGACTTCTTTCCATTCAATGTCTGTTATATTGAGTCTATCATCGTGGATCCTACAAATGATCCggaacaatttttaaaaatatattaattcccAATAGTTTATGGTTATTAATGAATAGTAAGGTGGTTAATCCTCCTTCACGTATTTAGAAAATAGCGTattcattttcattattttttcatttaCTTCAAATATATTTCTTGATAAGAAAGACTTCTGAATCCGTTATAAATTTTCGTTCTTCCATAACTTTCTCTCATAAATAAAACCaaactaacaaaaacaaaaaaattgagcCACTGGTTCATTGAACCAACCCCACTTTGATCAGAAAAAACCAAATCCGGTCCATATTCCAACCGAATCTCAGAATCTAATCACACAGATTCTCTAACCCAAACCAAACCGCCTCGTTTTTTTTCCCTTTCGCAATTATAGAAACTTTTCTGTCTCAAAGGTGAGAAACTCAAAATAACCTCAGCACCGTTGTGTGCCCTCACACAATTCCacgaaaccctaaccctaattcgATTCTTTAAATCCCTCTCCAATGGCGCAAAACGATTCACAATCCGACAAAAACCCCCAAACCCGATTCTACAACCCATACAAAGACCTCGAGGTTTCTAGCCGAAATCTCTACCAGCTCCCAACTTCCCCGGAGTTTCTCTTCGACGAGGAAGCTCTCCGTAAACGCCGTTCCTGGGGAGAGAATCTCACCTTCTACACTGGCTGCGGTTACCTCGGAGGTTCAATCGCCGGTGCCGGAGTTGGGCTCGTTGAAGGAGTTCGATCTTTCGAATCCGGCGACACCACGAAGCTCAGGGTTAATCGTATTCTCAACTCATCCGGGCATTCGGGTCGGACTTGGGGTAACCGTGTTGGGATCATTGGGTTGCTTTATGCTGGAATCGAGAGCGGGATCGAGGCTGCCAGAGACACCGATGACGCCTGGAACAGCGTTGCGGCCGGGCTTGGCACTGGAGCTTTGTATAGAGCAGCAAGAGGGGTGAGATCGGCGGCGGTGGCTGGAGCTGTGGGTGGAGTTCTTGTTGGAGCTGCTGTGACGGTAAAACAAGCACTGAAACGATATGTGCCAATATGAAATGTGAGTGGGAGATTTGAGATTCAAACTGTTAAGTTacagagaaaaaaaatcaaattttgagcgaTAATTGCTGTTAGTTTTAGTTAGAATATATAGAATTGTTTAAAGAAGTTATATACCATATATGTTATGGTTATGCTAGTTAGAAGTTAATGCTTCCAATGCGAAACTATTGGTTTAATGCCATATTTTTTCAGCTGGATTCTGGCTTTCTGTTCTAAAACTAATGTGTAACTTTGTGAAGTCGTCATCGAATAAATAGTTATAATTATTGGGAcgaaatttaattttaaagtgtATATAGCATCGCTTAATCCTTTGTTTTTTGCTTGAACTTTTTTATGTGATGAGTTAGCTCGGTCAATATGTATGATTTTAATGGTTGGTTTGAAAGATTTTGCATGTGTTTGATCAGAGTTGGACAAGTTTTTTGGATGTAGAGTTTTCTGTGGAAGAGATTGTCGGAACCTTATCGTGGGAGTTTTCAGGATTTTGGTTGCATTTAGTGTAATGTTTTGCTTGTATTGATCTTCGGTCAGTTGATTGTGGGTTCTTTCAAATTTTAGTCATATCATGTATGAGCTTCTTTTCGGCGATGTTGATTACTCTTATGTTGCAATGAGCACATGAACAAGAGATACTAAACAACTGTTATTATATACTTACATATTCCAAATGTTGCTTTGTTTCAGAAAATCATGCAGACTTGGGGTTGATTATTGCACTTTGCCTCTTTCCTTTAATGAGTGTGTTGCCTT includes these proteins:
- the LOC131616235 gene encoding mitochondrial import inner membrane translocase subunit TIM23-2-like, whose amino-acid sequence is MAQNDSQSDKNPQTRFYNPYKDLEVSSRNLYQLPTSPEFLFDEEALRKRRSWGENLTFYTGCGYLGGSIAGAGVGLVEGVRSFESGDTTKLRVNRILNSSGHSGRTWGNRVGIIGLLYAGIESGIEAARDTDDAWNSVAAGLGTGALYRAARGVRSAAVAGAVGGVLVGAAVTVKQALKRYVPI